A part of Paenarthrobacter sp. A20 genomic DNA contains:
- a CDS encoding ABC transporter permease, translating into MPNWTLLTFELKRHFKRKSYWGATLAVPLVVIVLVILAQVGTAAAEKNAANSTVGVMDFNYVDPGCVIDVKLAEESGGTQVFDVASAIHDVEEGRTQTLLVFPVNPANGRIDIYENNKGLVGDQRSTPLARHLLQISTIRGAALPELAKPLTGSIEVNRVGYRNGSADPGLSSVVPPLLFLLLYFVVTIFLGNQIMSSFAEEREQKIREVLFLDTSPASVYATKILTTAVLGLVQLLSMSLPLVVVYVAVGRDLGLPLPAFQTWVLDGSKMVVGLLILLLGVVFMVSIHAAIGARLRSVREGSAFATLFVILMFAPGYALGLLSEEPGSQIVQLFTFFPPTAPSTLLFRNAFGNVSAAELIVSCAVLLVASSLAFFIGRRVYAGKGARRGVVGSLGSSGGR; encoded by the coding sequence ATGCCAAACTGGACCCTTCTCACTTTCGAACTCAAACGCCACTTCAAAAGGAAAAGCTACTGGGGAGCCACGTTAGCGGTTCCACTCGTTGTCATCGTTTTGGTGATTCTGGCACAGGTTGGCACTGCAGCCGCAGAAAAGAACGCCGCAAACAGCACGGTGGGCGTGATGGACTTCAACTACGTGGATCCCGGCTGCGTGATAGACGTAAAACTTGCCGAAGAGTCAGGTGGAACCCAGGTTTTTGATGTTGCTTCAGCCATCCATGACGTTGAGGAAGGAAGAACACAGACACTGCTGGTTTTCCCCGTCAATCCCGCAAATGGCCGCATTGACATCTACGAGAACAACAAAGGACTGGTAGGCGACCAACGGTCTACGCCCCTGGCCCGCCACCTGTTGCAAATTTCCACGATCAGAGGTGCCGCACTACCTGAGCTAGCCAAGCCTTTGACCGGCAGCATTGAGGTCAATCGTGTTGGCTACAGGAATGGCAGTGCCGATCCAGGGTTGTCTTCCGTGGTGCCTCCCCTGCTCTTCCTGCTCCTGTACTTCGTAGTGACCATTTTTCTTGGCAACCAGATCATGTCCAGCTTCGCTGAGGAGCGCGAACAGAAAATCCGTGAGGTGCTCTTTCTGGATACATCCCCGGCGAGTGTCTATGCAACCAAGATCCTGACCACCGCTGTCCTGGGACTGGTTCAGCTCCTGAGCATGTCTCTGCCGTTGGTAGTGGTCTATGTGGCCGTGGGCCGGGACCTCGGATTGCCCCTACCGGCATTCCAAACCTGGGTGTTGGATGGCTCCAAAATGGTTGTAGGGCTGCTAATCCTTCTGCTCGGCGTAGTGTTCATGGTCTCCATTCACGCAGCTATCGGCGCACGGCTTCGAAGCGTCCGTGAAGGTTCGGCCTTCGCCACGCTATTCGTCATTCTGATGTTCGCCCCGGGTTACGCCTTGGGCCTGCTATCTGAGGAGCCTGGATCCCAGATTGTTCAGCTGTTCACGTTCTTTCCACCGACGGCCCCCAGCACCCTGCTCTTCAGGAACGCTTTCGGAAACGTCTCGGCGGCCGAGCTGATTGTCAGCTGCGCAGTCCTCCTAGTTGCCAGTTCCTTGGCCTTCTTCATTGGGCGCCGCGTGTACGCGGGGAAGGGAGCAAGACGCGGTGTAGTCGGAAGCCTGGGAAGTAGCGGCGGCCGGTGA
- a CDS encoding NUDIX hydrolase, producing the protein MTEPDELWRKLWSTRAYKGFVTINRDTYLEADGSVSEWDVIAGPDSAAMLAFTEGGAEVVMFEQFRVGPGRTLLELPGGYVNQGETPESAARRELAEETGYESSAIYYTGSEWRSARSSSRKHVAIAAEARPGGDPSWDASEAGFVRLLPSHELLDFLLSGDLTDAGLACRGLLKFALSSQQDAALEKLQVTVRSLLSGY; encoded by the coding sequence TTGACCGAGCCGGATGAACTGTGGCGAAAACTGTGGAGCACCCGGGCCTACAAGGGCTTTGTCACCATCAACAGGGACACGTATCTGGAGGCCGACGGATCTGTCTCCGAATGGGACGTTATTGCCGGCCCAGATTCGGCTGCCATGCTCGCCTTCACCGAGGGTGGCGCCGAGGTGGTGATGTTTGAACAGTTTCGCGTGGGCCCGGGACGGACACTACTGGAACTTCCCGGCGGCTACGTGAATCAGGGCGAGACCCCGGAATCTGCTGCCAGACGCGAGTTGGCAGAGGAAACCGGCTACGAATCATCGGCGATCTACTACACAGGATCCGAGTGGAGGTCCGCCCGCTCGTCCAGTCGAAAGCATGTGGCTATTGCAGCAGAAGCCCGCCCCGGGGGAGACCCATCGTGGGACGCCTCCGAGGCGGGCTTTGTACGGCTACTCCCGAGCCACGAACTGCTCGATTTCCTTCTCAGCGGTGACCTGACAGACGCTGGACTTGCTTGCCGTGGTTTGTTGAAATTTGCTCTGAGCTCCCAGCAGGACGCTGCCTTGGAGAAGCTTCAGGTGACGGTCCGGAGCCTCCTGTCAGGTTACTGA
- a CDS encoding SRPBCC family protein has protein sequence MATVIKSIEVDVPVSVAYNQWTQFEAFPEFMNGVEAVEQIDETALHFSTNVGGVKREYNAQIIEQVPDALVSWASVDGPRNGGTVRFEPLQPSRTRVDVEIVWEPEGLAEKAGSALGVDSMRVGADLDKFKKFIEAQGHASGAWRGTVSGGDVDDTGESTRPRSVDI, from the coding sequence ATGGCCACGGTCATCAAATCAATCGAAGTAGATGTCCCCGTATCTGTCGCCTACAACCAATGGACACAATTCGAGGCCTTTCCCGAGTTCATGAACGGGGTGGAGGCAGTGGAACAGATCGATGAGACTGCCCTCCACTTCTCCACCAATGTGGGCGGTGTGAAACGCGAATACAACGCCCAGATCATTGAGCAGGTTCCGGACGCGCTGGTGAGTTGGGCAAGCGTTGACGGTCCTCGCAACGGTGGCACCGTCCGCTTCGAACCCCTCCAGCCATCCCGCACGAGGGTTGACGTGGAGATCGTCTGGGAGCCGGAAGGCCTGGCAGAGAAGGCCGGATCAGCCCTTGGCGTGGACAGCATGCGGGTAGGTGCCGATCTGGACAAATTCAAGAAGTTCATCGAAGCGCAGGGCCATGCATCGGGCGCTTGGCGCGGCACTGTGTCCGGCGGCGACGTTGATGACACCGGAGAGTCCACCCGTCCGCGTTCGGTCGATATCTAG
- a CDS encoding ABC transporter ATP-binding protein — protein MNFINVENLSKNFGQFQALNDVSFSVKAGGSLAIIGPNGSGKTTLVRCLLGLLNASEGTANIAGQPYDAGHPCTVGYLPEERGNFQRDTPLDVLRLFGKLRGLTHHDASSQAYEYLDDVGLAPHARSPIQTLSNGQQQKIHLGITFVGNPDLLVLDEPTRGFDPVNQAIFKTYLERHLLRGATLILVTNQMHEVEELTNNVLFLRKGKQHFAGEVEEAKQKLGGRRTALSYTGVLPPHASEWNVEMPENGTLLLDSRHGIDSANQLLGRLLNSGVKVTDFSTRLSSLDEIFVGVYGDSAQLGSLN, from the coding sequence ATGAATTTCATCAACGTTGAGAACCTCTCCAAGAACTTCGGGCAATTCCAGGCCTTGAACGACGTCTCTTTCTCTGTGAAAGCCGGGGGATCGCTGGCGATCATAGGGCCGAATGGCTCGGGAAAGACCACACTGGTCCGCTGTCTCCTAGGACTGCTGAATGCCAGCGAAGGTACGGCAAACATAGCCGGCCAACCCTACGACGCCGGCCATCCATGCACCGTCGGCTACCTGCCGGAGGAACGTGGCAACTTCCAACGCGATACTCCTCTGGACGTGCTGCGGTTATTCGGGAAACTTCGCGGCCTCACACATCATGACGCCAGTTCGCAGGCGTACGAGTACCTCGACGACGTCGGGTTGGCCCCGCATGCACGATCACCAATCCAAACACTGTCCAACGGTCAGCAGCAGAAGATCCATCTGGGAATCACGTTCGTTGGCAACCCTGACCTCCTGGTCCTGGATGAGCCGACGCGCGGCTTCGACCCTGTAAACCAGGCCATCTTTAAAACCTACCTGGAACGGCATCTCCTCCGCGGTGCCACTCTTATTCTGGTGACAAACCAAATGCATGAAGTTGAAGAGCTCACAAACAATGTCCTCTTTCTCCGCAAGGGCAAGCAACACTTTGCAGGCGAAGTGGAGGAAGCCAAGCAGAAGCTCGGTGGGCGCCGTACCGCATTGAGCTACACAGGTGTTCTTCCGCCGCACGCCAGTGAGTGGAATGTAGAGATGCCAGAGAATGGCACCCTCCTGCTGGACTCACGGCACGGGATCGATTCGGCGAACCAGCTGTTGGGTCGGCTGCTCAATTCCGGAGTTAAGGTGACAGACTTCAGCACGCGGTTGTCGAGCCTCGACGAGATATTCGTGGGCGTATATGGCGATTCAGCACAGTTGGGATCCTTGAACTGA
- a CDS encoding SPFH domain-containing protein, translating to MATIKRYPWISHFLGSPTGYVVHLQKGAVKHQGVGQAFFFRPANSVLSEVPVDDQELPTLFHAITRDHQDVSVQANVTYRFIDPVAVSTRLDFGLQNAGSAPATGREQVSTIIGQLCQSHAIDQIATTTLAEALERGVSQLRLVLTEALRADARLQSTGIEILAVQVLAVRPESDVERALQTPVREQLQAEADRAVYERRAVAVERERTISENEMASQIELAVRRENLVAQEGANARRAAEEKAAAGLIEAQGSAERKGIGAAAEANQIRLVGEAAAAREAATMEVYRNMEQATLLALALKDAAGSLPNIGNLTITPDLLSGALAGLFKEPATTEVSK from the coding sequence ATGGCCACCATCAAGCGCTACCCCTGGATCAGCCACTTCCTTGGCAGCCCCACTGGCTACGTCGTCCACCTACAAAAGGGCGCCGTCAAGCACCAAGGAGTGGGCCAGGCCTTCTTCTTCCGCCCCGCCAACTCCGTGTTGAGCGAGGTCCCGGTGGACGATCAGGAACTGCCCACGCTGTTCCACGCCATCACCCGGGACCACCAGGACGTCAGCGTTCAAGCAAACGTGACGTACCGCTTCATCGATCCCGTTGCGGTGTCCACCCGCCTCGACTTCGGCCTGCAAAACGCCGGTTCCGCACCAGCAACGGGCCGCGAACAGGTGTCCACCATCATCGGGCAGCTCTGCCAAAGCCACGCGATCGATCAGATCGCCACCACCACGCTCGCCGAGGCACTCGAACGCGGCGTCAGCCAGCTCCGGCTGGTCCTCACCGAGGCGCTGCGTGCAGATGCCCGGCTGCAGTCCACCGGCATCGAGATCCTGGCTGTGCAGGTCCTCGCGGTGCGGCCTGAATCAGACGTCGAACGTGCGCTGCAGACTCCCGTCCGTGAACAGCTCCAAGCCGAAGCGGACCGGGCTGTGTACGAGAGGCGGGCAGTCGCCGTCGAACGTGAACGCACTATTTCCGAGAACGAGATGGCGAGCCAGATCGAACTGGCTGTACGCCGCGAAAACCTGGTGGCCCAGGAGGGCGCGAACGCCCGCCGCGCAGCCGAAGAGAAGGCAGCAGCAGGGCTCATCGAAGCACAAGGTTCAGCTGAGAGAAAGGGCATTGGCGCAGCGGCCGAGGCAAACCAGATTCGCCTTGTTGGTGAAGCAGCCGCCGCCCGCGAGGCCGCCACCATGGAGGTCTACCGCAATATGGAACAGGCCACGCTTTTGGCACTGGCCTTGAAGGACGCTGCCGGGAGCCTGCCGAACATCGGGAACCTGACCATCACTCCGGATCTGCTCAGCGGCGCACTGGCCGGGCTGTTCAAGGAACCCGCCACAACTGAAGTCAGCAAGTAA
- a CDS encoding enoyl-CoA hydratase/isomerase family protein, whose product MTVVSPANTARTEASRAGRISVSIADGVATVEICNLAQRNALTRAMCLEFQELMPRLDADADVAVVVLRGAGGTFCAGAAISELASVLVDQQPDGSSIDHLSRADAAISSLSKPTVALVDGACMGGGWQIAAACDFIIANERAVIGLTPAKIGIIYPRPGMERLVRLVGHANAKYILLTGQTFSATEARALGLVADVVPSGSFEEKSAALVSSLRSRSQFSMHSMKRLIDATDTDHSDIDHEWANAWGAMPDSPDMEIGISAFLNRERPRFTWRPVG is encoded by the coding sequence ATGACCGTCGTATCCCCGGCCAACACTGCCCGCACCGAGGCTTCCCGTGCGGGCCGCATCTCCGTTTCAATCGCTGACGGCGTGGCCACCGTGGAAATCTGCAACCTTGCACAGCGCAACGCCCTGACCCGGGCCATGTGCCTGGAATTCCAAGAATTGATGCCGCGCCTGGACGCCGACGCCGACGTTGCCGTCGTTGTGCTGCGAGGTGCCGGCGGCACGTTCTGCGCGGGGGCAGCCATCAGCGAGCTTGCTTCGGTATTGGTGGACCAGCAGCCCGACGGATCGTCCATCGACCATCTCAGCCGCGCCGATGCCGCCATTTCCTCCCTTTCCAAGCCAACGGTGGCCTTGGTGGACGGCGCCTGCATGGGCGGCGGCTGGCAGATTGCAGCTGCCTGTGACTTCATCATCGCCAATGAGCGCGCCGTGATCGGACTGACTCCGGCCAAGATCGGAATCATCTACCCGCGTCCCGGCATGGAACGGCTTGTCAGGTTGGTGGGCCATGCCAATGCAAAGTACATCCTCCTCACCGGACAGACCTTCAGCGCAACCGAGGCCCGGGCACTTGGCCTGGTGGCCGACGTCGTACCTTCCGGGTCCTTTGAGGAAAAGTCCGCAGCGCTTGTCAGTTCGTTACGGAGCCGATCGCAGTTCTCCATGCATTCGATGAAGCGGCTGATTGACGCAACGGACACTGATCACTCAGACATCGATCACGAATGGGCCAACGCCTGGGGCGCCATGCCGGACAGCCCGGACATGGAGATCGGCATCAGCGCGTTCCTGAATCGCGAACGGCCCCGGTTCACGTGGCGGCCTGTGGGCTGA
- a CDS encoding CaiB/BaiF CoA-transferase family protein, translating to MLKPLRGITVIDLSRALAGPYCTALLADMGARIIKVESVNGGDTARQWPPFQDGHSLYFDSVNRNKVSVCIDFYSDEGRDILSGLIADADVLVENFKPGTLDKMGFTASRLEELNPGLVLGSVTGFGNTGPLKDDAGLDQVIQGMSGLMSVTGPGPGSAYRVGVPIVDITSGMICAFGIVSALLGVRNGERPSRVSTSLLETALNLSAFQGQKALSLGEAPTPQGNNHPVIAPYGMFATATESINIAVGSDKQWRAFCGLLGAASAVDDPRFITGADRSANRDQLTELIETALSSKTAAEWVPLISQAGIPCGPIYDYTQALASEQVAALGLVQQRQRRDGSRLPLLRGPLSLDGEASEILSPPPLLGEHTAEVLLERGMTHDDVTRLEREGRVVCQPASAQVPETMGAQQ from the coding sequence ATGCTCAAACCACTTCGCGGAATCACCGTGATCGATCTCAGCCGAGCCCTCGCAGGCCCCTACTGCACAGCCCTGCTGGCCGATATGGGCGCCAGGATCATCAAAGTTGAAAGCGTCAACGGGGGTGATACCGCCCGGCAATGGCCTCCCTTCCAGGATGGCCACAGCCTCTATTTCGACTCCGTCAACCGCAACAAAGTGTCCGTGTGCATCGATTTCTATTCGGACGAGGGCCGCGACATCCTCTCCGGATTGATCGCCGACGCCGATGTCCTGGTGGAGAACTTCAAGCCCGGAACGCTGGACAAGATGGGGTTCACTGCCTCCCGGCTGGAAGAGCTCAACCCAGGCCTCGTGCTTGGATCCGTCACAGGTTTCGGCAACACCGGCCCCCTCAAGGACGACGCCGGACTGGACCAGGTCATCCAGGGCATGTCCGGGCTGATGTCGGTGACAGGTCCCGGGCCTGGCTCGGCCTACCGTGTTGGCGTGCCAATCGTGGACATCACCTCCGGAATGATCTGTGCGTTCGGCATCGTTTCAGCGCTCCTGGGAGTCCGGAACGGCGAACGACCCAGCCGAGTGTCCACCTCCTTGCTGGAGACCGCCCTGAACCTCTCCGCTTTCCAAGGGCAGAAAGCACTCAGCCTCGGCGAAGCACCCACGCCGCAGGGCAACAACCACCCCGTCATCGCGCCCTACGGAATGTTCGCTACGGCCACGGAATCCATCAACATCGCTGTAGGCAGCGACAAGCAATGGCGGGCCTTTTGTGGGCTCCTGGGCGCTGCCTCCGCCGTGGATGACCCCCGCTTCATCACTGGAGCGGACCGGTCGGCCAACAGGGACCAGCTGACGGAGCTTATTGAAACAGCGCTTTCTTCGAAGACCGCCGCCGAATGGGTTCCCCTGATCAGCCAGGCCGGCATCCCCTGCGGCCCCATCTACGACTACACGCAGGCCCTGGCATCGGAGCAGGTTGCCGCATTGGGACTCGTGCAGCAACGCCAGCGGCGGGACGGATCCCGCCTCCCCCTTCTTCGTGGGCCACTCAGCCTGGATGGCGAGGCCAGCGAAATCCTCTCACCGCCGCCACTGCTGGGCGAGCACACCGCAGAGGTACTGCTGGAACGCGGAATGACGCACGACGACGTCACCCGGCTCGAGCGCGAGGGCCGCGTTGTGTGCCAACCGGCTTCAGCCCAGGTTCCGGAAACGATGGGAGCACAGCAATGA
- a CDS encoding NUDIX domain-containing protein — protein sequence MPESHPAPERFPVTVDVVALTVRKGELNVLLITRLIEPFRGKLALPGGFVLAGEDLLEAAARELAEETGVERLPGHLEQLGSYGPKGRDPRGDVLTVAHLLLAPDFPVLAAGSDAEHAAWYPVAEVPELAFDHARILDDALERAKSKLEYSPLGAAFCGDEFTIAQLRSVYEAVWGTRLDPRNFHRKATGTPGFLEDTGRMSAGDAGRPAALFRLAPEARPTPGQPTRAVLNPPLMRPRD from the coding sequence ATGCCTGAATCCCATCCGGCGCCAGAGCGCTTCCCGGTGACCGTCGACGTCGTCGCCTTGACTGTGCGTAAAGGCGAGTTGAACGTCCTTCTCATCACCAGACTTATCGAGCCCTTCCGCGGCAAGCTCGCGCTCCCGGGCGGCTTCGTCCTCGCGGGCGAGGACCTGCTCGAAGCGGCTGCCAGGGAGTTGGCGGAGGAGACCGGTGTTGAGCGCCTTCCTGGCCACTTGGAGCAATTGGGAAGTTATGGCCCGAAGGGACGCGACCCCCGTGGCGATGTCCTTACTGTGGCGCATTTGTTGCTCGCGCCGGATTTTCCGGTGTTGGCTGCTGGCAGCGATGCCGAGCACGCTGCCTGGTATCCGGTTGCTGAGGTTCCAGAGTTGGCCTTCGACCACGCACGAATTCTGGATGACGCCCTGGAACGGGCCAAGTCGAAGCTCGAGTACTCGCCGTTGGGTGCTGCATTCTGCGGCGACGAATTCACTATTGCCCAGCTTCGCTCGGTCTACGAAGCGGTGTGGGGCACCCGCCTGGACCCGCGGAACTTCCATAGAAAAGCGACCGGAACGCCAGGCTTTCTGGAGGACACCGGGCGAATGTCAGCGGGCGACGCCGGGAGGCCGGCTGCGCTGTTCAGGCTCGCCCCCGAAGCACGCCCGACGCCGGGCCAACCCACCCGCGCGGTACTGAACCCGCCGCTGATGCGACCGAGGGACTAA
- a CDS encoding AAA family ATPase gives MLIVLTGIDGSGKTTAARALVESARADGRNALLLANHAARRRLSLLSERFGWTLPPRVADVIETTVRLFNVLVNHARAHRFDGLVVMDRHLHCQLALRQANGLRRGRLLPWLLGKLPAPDLSLHFDVDPRLAHQRVTARGTDNETLADLKAFRAAYRSLPEFDDFVVVDAGGSPEQVFAQLNRVVAAGGRKEPAVPCP, from the coding sequence ATGCTCATTGTTCTGACTGGAATTGACGGTTCGGGAAAAACGACGGCGGCCCGCGCCTTGGTTGAATCGGCCCGCGCTGACGGGCGGAATGCCCTGCTGCTGGCCAACCACGCTGCCCGGCGGCGGCTGTCCCTGTTGTCCGAGCGGTTTGGGTGGACGTTGCCGCCACGGGTGGCCGACGTCATCGAGACCACAGTCCGGCTGTTCAACGTGCTGGTCAATCATGCGCGCGCCCACAGGTTCGACGGACTGGTGGTGATGGACCGGCACCTGCACTGCCAACTCGCGCTGCGCCAGGCCAACGGTTTACGCCGCGGCCGGCTGCTTCCGTGGCTGCTGGGAAAGCTCCCAGCGCCGGATCTCTCCCTCCATTTCGACGTCGACCCCCGACTCGCCCATCAACGGGTCACGGCACGCGGGACTGACAACGAAACCCTGGCTGACCTTAAGGCATTCCGCGCCGCATACCGTTCGCTGCCCGAGTTTGACGACTTTGTGGTGGTGGATGCTGGAGGGAGTCCGGAGCAGGTGTTTGCCCAGCTGAACCGGGTGGTCGCCGCCGGTGGACGCAAGGAACCCGCTGTCCCCTGTCCCTGA
- a CDS encoding IclR family transcriptional regulator: MSTQSVVTAIRVLEAVSDNQPAGLSELSREVDVPKATVLRMLRTLAELGWVAQSEVQASKWVLTNHAFAVASRGSSGSAIRDAAMGPLNALQLDTTETVHLAVPDRGYMLIIERLDTPHVLRAFLPLGSRLPMHASSTGMAYLSAADEAFVNDYLAGPLEALTPQTVVDPTQLRAMIVDTRARGYSINEQGLSTGITSIGVPLLGPGGVAAGSISISGPSSRIVPDKYQEYGEAAAGTAREISRALGAFSTKGY; this comes from the coding sequence ATGAGTACGCAGAGCGTCGTCACGGCCATCAGGGTGCTGGAGGCCGTCTCGGACAACCAGCCCGCCGGATTATCGGAGCTCAGCCGGGAAGTTGATGTGCCCAAGGCAACCGTGCTCCGGATGCTGAGGACGCTGGCCGAGCTGGGCTGGGTGGCGCAGTCCGAAGTCCAAGCCAGCAAATGGGTTCTGACCAACCACGCCTTCGCCGTTGCCAGCCGGGGAAGCAGCGGCTCGGCCATCCGCGATGCCGCCATGGGCCCGCTGAATGCACTGCAGTTGGACACCACCGAGACGGTGCACCTGGCAGTGCCGGACCGCGGCTACATGCTCATCATCGAACGCCTCGACACCCCGCACGTCTTGAGGGCCTTCCTCCCACTGGGGTCGAGGCTGCCCATGCATGCTTCTTCCACGGGCATGGCCTACTTGTCGGCTGCTGATGAGGCCTTCGTGAACGATTACCTTGCCGGACCACTTGAAGCGTTGACGCCACAAACCGTTGTGGATCCCACGCAGCTTCGCGCGATGATCGTGGACACCCGGGCCCGCGGATACTCCATCAATGAGCAAGGTCTCAGTACGGGCATCACCTCGATCGGCGTCCCGCTGCTGGGGCCGGGCGGCGTGGCGGCGGGATCCATCTCCATCTCGGGCCCCTCAAGCCGGATTGTTCCGGACAAGTACCAGGAATACGGAGAGGCTGCTGCCGGAACTGCCCGCGAGATCAGCCGGGCCCTCGGAGCCTTCTCGACCAAGGGATACTAA
- the ggt gene encoding gamma-glutamyltransferase, which produces MTHVRRQLAAVTAALALTVTSGAMASPAFADPRETEKKATATGYGGAVSTVDPEASAAAIDVLKRGGNAADAAVAAAATLGVTEPYSAGIGGGGYFVFYDAKTKQVSTIDGRETAPAGMPTDAFIDPATKKPYNFTPELVTSGVSVGVPGTPATWERALERWGTLDLGEALKPAIKVANRGFVVDETFRQQTLDNKLRFDAFTPTRDLFLPGGDAPAVGSVFQNHDLAATYRLLAKEGTDAFYGGRLAEEIAKTVQAPPKTAETKLPVPVGFMTTQDLANYKVLDQDATKVEYRGYDVYGMAPSSSGGTTVGESLNILENYDLKDMKPVDALHHYFEASSLAFADRGAYVGDPAFVNVPTQALLDPVFAKERACEIDPTAAAPKPVAAGNIQTFDGACPAAVAPLANETDTENISTTNLTVADKWGNVVEYTLTIEQTGGSGIVVPGRGFLLNNELTDFSTVYDPKDPNRIEPNKRPRSSMSPTIILKDQKPFLALGSPGGSTIITTVLQTILNRVDLGMTVSEALAAPRAAPRNGATVSSEPAFIDAYGPELTALGHTLVPAGDAFTSAAEIGAATAIEFGKDGKMTAAAEPVRRGGGSALVVKPVKPGR; this is translated from the coding sequence ATGACACATGTGAGACGTCAACTGGCTGCTGTCACGGCAGCCTTGGCACTAACCGTGACAAGCGGCGCGATGGCCAGTCCGGCCTTCGCAGATCCACGCGAAACTGAAAAGAAAGCCACGGCCACAGGCTACGGAGGCGCTGTCAGCACCGTGGATCCGGAAGCTTCCGCGGCCGCCATCGACGTATTGAAACGGGGTGGCAATGCCGCCGACGCAGCCGTCGCCGCCGCCGCAACCTTAGGCGTTACCGAACCCTACAGCGCAGGCATCGGGGGCGGCGGATACTTCGTCTTTTACGACGCGAAGACCAAACAAGTCAGCACCATTGACGGCCGTGAAACCGCTCCGGCGGGCATGCCAACTGACGCATTCATTGACCCGGCCACCAAGAAGCCGTACAACTTCACGCCTGAGCTCGTCACCAGCGGCGTGTCCGTCGGAGTCCCAGGCACACCTGCGACGTGGGAGCGTGCACTGGAACGTTGGGGCACGTTGGACCTCGGCGAAGCCCTGAAACCGGCCATCAAGGTGGCTAACCGCGGTTTCGTAGTGGACGAGACCTTCCGGCAACAAACACTGGACAATAAGCTCCGCTTTGACGCATTTACCCCCACAAGGGATCTGTTCCTTCCCGGCGGTGACGCTCCCGCCGTCGGAAGTGTCTTCCAGAACCATGACCTCGCGGCGACGTACAGGTTGCTCGCAAAGGAGGGCACCGACGCCTTCTACGGCGGTCGGCTCGCGGAGGAGATTGCCAAGACCGTCCAGGCCCCGCCGAAAACCGCGGAAACCAAACTTCCCGTTCCTGTCGGCTTCATGACCACGCAGGACCTTGCCAACTACAAGGTGTTGGACCAGGACGCCACCAAGGTGGAATACCGGGGTTACGACGTCTACGGCATGGCCCCTTCCAGCAGCGGCGGCACCACGGTGGGTGAGTCCCTGAACATCCTGGAGAACTACGACCTCAAGGACATGAAGCCGGTCGACGCCCTGCACCACTACTTCGAGGCCAGCTCGCTCGCCTTCGCGGACCGGGGCGCCTATGTGGGCGATCCCGCTTTCGTGAATGTCCCCACCCAAGCCCTGCTCGACCCAGTTTTCGCCAAGGAACGCGCCTGCGAAATCGATCCCACGGCGGCCGCCCCCAAGCCTGTTGCTGCGGGAAACATACAAACGTTCGACGGCGCGTGCCCGGCTGCCGTGGCACCACTCGCCAATGAGACGGATACAGAGAACATCTCCACGACGAATCTGACGGTCGCCGATAAGTGGGGCAACGTGGTGGAGTACACGCTGACGATCGAGCAGACCGGCGGTTCTGGAATTGTTGTTCCGGGCCGGGGCTTCCTGTTGAACAACGAGCTGACTGACTTCAGCACGGTCTATGACCCGAAGGATCCCAACCGGATCGAGCCGAACAAACGGCCGCGTTCCTCAATGTCGCCGACCATTATTTTGAAGGACCAGAAGCCATTCCTGGCACTGGGGTCCCCCGGCGGATCAACCATTATCACTACCGTGCTGCAGACGATCCTCAATCGCGTCGATTTGGGCATGACGGTCTCCGAAGCGCTCGCTGCGCCACGTGCTGCACCGCGGAATGGAGCGACGGTCAGTTCCGAGCCTGCCTTCATTGACGCCTATGGTCCGGAGCTGACGGCGCTTGGCCACACACTGGTGCCGGCGGGTGATGCCTTCACATCGGCGGCGGAGATAGGTGCTGCGACGGCCATCGAATTCGGTAAAGACGGAAAGATGACCGCAGCCGCCGAGCCGGTTCGTCGAGGCGGCGGTTCAGCGCTGGTGGTGAAACCGGTAAAACCCGGTAGGTAG